A genomic stretch from Desulfohalobium retbaense DSM 5692 includes:
- a CDS encoding D-sedoheptulose 7-phosphate isomerase produces the protein MTQSAHDIVADYAREGLALRERFFTSNAEAIAALGLNIAVCLAKGGKILLCGNGGSAADAQHLAAEFVNRFQIERPPLPAIALTTDSSILTAIGNDSSFDEVFVKQVKALGRPGDVLLGISTSGKSANVNAALAAAREGQLGTVGLAGKDGGAMADLCDTLLVVDHDSTPLIQEVQIAVGHMVCRLVDYYLFEAVVELQPYLE, from the coding sequence ATGACCCAAAGCGCCCATGACATAGTAGCTGATTACGCCCGCGAGGGGCTGGCGCTCAGGGAGCGTTTTTTTACCAGCAACGCGGAAGCGATCGCAGCGCTTGGATTGAATATAGCCGTTTGTCTGGCCAAAGGCGGCAAAATTTTGTTGTGCGGCAATGGCGGAAGTGCGGCGGACGCGCAGCATCTGGCAGCAGAATTCGTCAACCGGTTCCAGATCGAGCGACCGCCGCTGCCCGCTATTGCTTTGACCACGGACAGTTCCATTCTCACGGCCATCGGGAACGACAGCAGTTTTGACGAGGTCTTTGTTAAGCAAGTCAAGGCCCTGGGTCGTCCTGGAGATGTCCTGCTCGGGATTTCCACGTCGGGCAAGAGTGCCAATGTCAATGCGGCATTGGCCGCGGCCCGGGAAGGCCAATTGGGCACGGTGGGCTTAGCGGGCAAGGACGGCGGGGCGATGGCCGATCTCTGCGACACCTTGTTGGTCGTGGATCACGACAGCACGCCGCTGATTCAAGAAGTCCAGATCGCCGTGGGCCATATGGTCTGCCGACTGGTGGACTACTACCTGTTTGAGGCCGTGGTGGAATTGCAGCCGTATCTCGAATAA
- a CDS encoding biotin--[acetyl-CoA-carboxylase] ligase, translated as MPQDLLPPRVFLAGVDAHQRIEDVLREVGPQWREDLTHWGPWQEADPISGIPGLCFAAAKPVASPVVVVPRCASSLDLLSRATAVLPPWGSVLAVHQSAGRGQLRRRWWSQAGNILAAVRWPQPPAAVEPLLPLMIGLSLAGAFRELGVALAIKWPNDLVWQGRKVGGVLVEERSDCLAAGIGINLVQAPDASMLRDPWAYPATSLAALGRYFRPLTLWQDLVNRAQNWYMKDLCEQTSSDLVALLHTFLAGWREQVRVLPTGQSPFTGVLSGIAPDGALRITTASGVATLSSGSYTLFPTTD; from the coding sequence ATGCCCCAAGATCTTCTTCCCCCACGGGTTTTTCTGGCCGGTGTTGATGCGCATCAGCGCATTGAGGATGTTCTGCGCGAGGTGGGTCCACAGTGGCGGGAGGACCTCACGCATTGGGGACCGTGGCAGGAAGCAGACCCGATCTCCGGTATTCCCGGCCTGTGTTTTGCCGCGGCCAAGCCGGTTGCCAGCCCGGTGGTCGTGGTGCCGCGGTGTGCTTCAAGTCTCGATCTTCTCTCCCGTGCAACTGCCGTGTTGCCCCCCTGGGGAAGTGTCCTGGCTGTGCACCAGTCAGCCGGTCGCGGCCAACTCCGGCGGCGATGGTGGTCCCAGGCCGGCAATATCCTGGCCGCTGTGCGCTGGCCGCAGCCGCCTGCTGCTGTAGAACCGCTTCTGCCTTTGATGATCGGCCTGAGTCTGGCGGGCGCCTTTCGAGAACTCGGTGTCGCGCTTGCAATCAAATGGCCCAATGATCTGGTCTGGCAAGGTCGCAAGGTGGGGGGGGTGCTTGTCGAGGAGCGCTCGGACTGCCTTGCAGCGGGTATCGGGATCAATCTGGTCCAGGCCCCTGATGCTTCCATGCTGCGCGATCCGTGGGCGTATCCAGCGACGAGTCTGGCGGCTCTCGGCCGGTATTTCAGGCCGCTGACGCTCTGGCAGGACCTTGTGAATCGGGCACAGAATTGGTACATGAAGGATTTATGCGAGCAGACGTCTTCGGATCTGGTGGCGCTGCTGCACACCTTTTTGGCCGGGTGGCGTGAGCAGGTGCGCGTTCTTCCCACAGGTCAATCTCCGTTTACCGGCGTACTGAGCGGTATCGCTCCCGACGGTGCGCTGCGCATCACCACCGCCTCAGGTGTAGCGACCCTCTCCAGCGGGAGCTATACATTGTTTCCCACCACTGATTGA
- a CDS encoding FmdB family zinc ribbon protein, translated as MPIYEYCCRKCGAQFEELVFGANAVINCPQCGTDQTEKLMSSCRAKFGGGGSDDGPGQASLPSSGGGCAGCSGGSCSTCG; from the coding sequence ATGCCTATTTATGAATATTGTTGTCGCAAATGCGGAGCGCAATTTGAAGAACTGGTTTTCGGGGCCAATGCGGTGATCAACTGCCCGCAATGCGGCACCGACCAGACCGAAAAACTGATGTCCAGTTGCCGGGCCAAGTTCGGAGGCGGTGGGAGTGATGACGGTCCGGGGCAGGCCTCGCTCCCATCCTCTGGCGGCGGCTGTGCCGGGTGTTCCGGCGGCAGCTGCTCGACGTGCGGCTAA
- the hemC gene encoding hydroxymethylbilane synthase, whose protein sequence is MRSLTIATRGSKLALWQANHIKGRLEERYPGIEVHLEVIKTQGDKILDVPLAKIGGKALFVKEIEEAMLDGRADLAVHSMKDVPAELPEGLTLGVIPQREDYTDCLLSQHYTTLEEIPEGATIGTSSLRRKTQLLRLRPDLVIQDLRGNLDTRIRKLEEGMFDAIVVASAGLRRLQTGARYMTELAPPQFLPAVGQGALGIEYPEDRKDLEEMLGFLDHPPTRFCVLTERAFLHRLEGGCQVPIGGHAVMSESNKLHLDCFVADLHGQQCLRREGEAKPKDGVALGQRLADDILASGGAEILREIYACDDE, encoded by the coding sequence GTGCGAAGCCTGACAATCGCCACACGGGGCAGTAAATTGGCGCTCTGGCAAGCCAATCACATCAAGGGCCGCCTGGAAGAAAGATACCCCGGTATTGAAGTTCACCTCGAGGTTATCAAGACCCAGGGCGACAAGATCCTGGACGTGCCGTTGGCCAAAATCGGCGGCAAGGCCTTGTTCGTCAAAGAGATTGAAGAGGCCATGCTCGATGGGCGGGCTGATCTTGCCGTGCATTCCATGAAGGATGTCCCAGCTGAATTGCCCGAGGGATTGACCCTGGGAGTCATTCCCCAACGCGAGGACTACACCGACTGCCTTTTGAGCCAGCACTACACGACTCTGGAAGAGATACCTGAGGGCGCGACCATCGGGACCAGCAGTCTACGCCGCAAGACCCAATTGCTGCGTCTGCGTCCGGACCTGGTGATCCAGGACCTGCGTGGCAATCTCGATACCCGCATCCGTAAGCTGGAAGAGGGGATGTTTGACGCCATTGTCGTGGCCTCGGCCGGTTTGCGCCGGTTGCAGACAGGGGCCAGGTACATGACCGAACTGGCGCCGCCGCAATTCCTTCCCGCCGTGGGACAGGGGGCGCTGGGCATCGAATATCCTGAAGACCGCAAGGATCTCGAGGAAATGCTCGGGTTTCTGGACCACCCCCCGACCCGTTTTTGCGTCTTGACCGAACGCGCCTTTCTCCACCGCCTTGAAGGCGGTTGCCAGGTACCCATCGGGGGGCACGCCGTCATGAGTGAATCGAACAAGCTCCACCTCGATTGTTTTGTGGCCGACCTGCACGGTCAGCAATGCCTGCGCCGGGAGGGCGAGGCCAAACCCAAAGACGGCGTAGCCTTGGGGCAGCGATTGGCGGACGACATCCTGGCCTCCGGCGGAGCTGAGATTCTGCGGGAAATTTACGCCTGCGATGACGAGTAG